From one Planctomycetota bacterium genomic stretch:
- a CDS encoding type II toxin-antitoxin system PemK/MazF family toxin, with translation MPITFNPHPANILMCDFDSGFKPPEMVKRRPVVVMSKGNGQTVIVIPLSTAEPVPLQSFHVEMSTLSLPESLRDRRCWAKCDMVCTVAYWRLDRVRDIKDPLTGKRRYVTHHALAADMDLIKQALRGLLRL, from the coding sequence ATGCCGATCACATTCAATCCACATCCAGCCAACATCCTGATGTGCGACTTCGATTCCGGATTCAAGCCACCCGAAATGGTGAAGCGCCGTCCCGTCGTCGTGATGTCGAAGGGGAACGGCCAAACCGTCATCGTGATCCCGCTGTCTACGGCTGAGCCTGTTCCTTTGCAATCGTTTCACGTCGAGATGAGCACGCTTTCATTGCCGGAATCGTTGCGTGACAGGCGTTGTTGGGCGAAGTGTGATATGGTCTGCACGGTGGCCTACTGGCGACTCGATCGCGTGAGAGACATCAAAGACCCCCTTACCGGCAAACGTCGCTATGTTACTCATCATGCACTGGCAGCAGACATGGACCTTATCAAACAAGCACTTAGGGGATTGCTGCGTCTTTAA
- a CDS encoding chloride channel protein, with protein MTTAEPTTPAISDDGASGNAAPPRSALGDYTVTSRVIFISALTVCVGLICALVSLGLQRLIALFTNLFYFQTFSFAESASPANHHLGYWSVLVPAAGGLIVGLLARFGTDRIRGHGIPEAIEAILIGRSRMSPKVAVLKPLSSAIAIGSGGPFGAEGPIIMTGGAFGSLIGQCFHLTSNERKTLLVAGAAGGMSATFGTPLAAVLVAIELLLFEWKPRSLIPVVLASAVATAARPLLHLGAMPLVSVPLHGAVPSTMILLASLVAGLGTGVLSNLVTLAVYTAEDLFHRLPIHWMWWPTLGGLVVGLGGLIEPHALGIGYDVIFDALKGNYVIGAALALMIVKAIIWATALGSGTSGGVLAPLLMQGALFGGLLSGVLPADDPRLWPLVCLAAMMGSTMRAPLTGVIFALEMTYDLRLLLPILIATFVAYGFTVLTMRRSILTERIARRGRHVSYEFTIDPLERVRVAEVMTTNVVTVPGGLGLHELVHDYFLGHGALKHDGYPVVDDAGKLLGVVTQSDLLEEWYQAAANPQAESSPIVAYDLVADPPLTITGSDTCRAAAELMAEHHVSRLLVVADDAPERLVGVITSGDLLKPRVRQLEEEQLRERVFSTHLPRFPRRDAPAQ; from the coding sequence ATGACGACCGCCGAGCCGACCACGCCCGCGATCTCGGACGACGGTGCAAGCGGAAACGCCGCGCCGCCCCGTTCGGCGCTGGGCGATTACACCGTCACCAGCCGGGTGATCTTCATCAGCGCGCTGACGGTGTGTGTCGGCTTGATCTGCGCCTTGGTGTCGCTGGGGCTGCAGCGGCTGATTGCGCTGTTCACGAATCTGTTCTATTTCCAGACCTTCAGTTTTGCCGAGTCCGCGTCGCCGGCAAATCATCATCTGGGCTATTGGTCGGTTCTGGTGCCGGCGGCCGGTGGCTTGATTGTCGGACTGTTGGCGCGGTTTGGCACCGACCGGATTCGGGGCCACGGCATTCCCGAAGCCATCGAAGCGATCCTGATCGGGCGCAGCCGCATGTCCCCCAAGGTCGCGGTGCTGAAGCCTTTGTCCTCGGCGATCGCGATCGGCTCGGGGGGGCCCTTCGGCGCCGAGGGCCCCATCATCATGACCGGCGGCGCGTTCGGCTCGCTGATCGGACAGTGTTTTCACCTGACCAGCAACGAGCGCAAAACCCTGCTGGTGGCCGGCGCCGCCGGCGGGATGTCGGCCACGTTCGGCACGCCGCTGGCCGCGGTCTTGGTCGCCATCGAGCTGTTGCTGTTCGAGTGGAAGCCGCGCAGCTTGATCCCCGTGGTGCTGGCCAGCGCGGTGGCCACCGCGGCACGCCCGCTGTTGCACCTGGGGGCCATGCCACTGGTCAGCGTGCCGCTGCACGGGGCCGTGCCGTCGACGATGATCCTGCTGGCCAGTCTGGTGGCCGGCCTGGGGACGGGCGTGTTGTCCAATCTGGTCACGCTGGCGGTCTACACGGCCGAGGACTTGTTTCACCGCTTGCCGATTCACTGGATGTGGTGGCCGACGCTCGGCGGACTGGTGGTTGGTCTGGGCGGTTTGATCGAGCCCCACGCCCTGGGCATCGGCTATGACGTGATCTTCGACGCGCTCAAGGGGAACTACGTCATCGGCGCCGCCCTGGCGTTGATGATTGTCAAAGCGATCATCTGGGCCACGGCGCTCGGCTCGGGCACCTCGGGGGGCGTGCTGGCCCCGTTACTAATGCAGGGCGCGCTGTTCGGCGGGCTGTTGAGCGGCGTGCTGCCGGCCGACGATCCGCGCTTGTGGCCGCTGGTTTGCCTGGCCGCCATGATGGGCAGCACCATGCGCGCGCCGCTGACCGGCGTGATCTTCGCGCTGGAGATGACCTATGACCTGCGGCTGTTGTTGCCGATCTTGATCGCGACGTTTGTCGCCTATGGCTTCACCGTGCTGACCATGCGCCGCTCGATTCTCACCGAGCGAATCGCGCGGCGCGGCCGGCACGTCAGCTACGAGTTCACCATCGACCCGCTCGAACGCGTTCGCGTGGCCGAGGTAATGACGACCAACGTCGTGACCGTGCCTGGCGGGCTGGGGCTGCACGAACTGGTCCACGACTATTTTCTCGGCCACGGCGCTTTGAAGCATGACGGCTATCCAGTGGTCGACGACGCCGGCAAGTTGTTGGGGGTGGTCACGCAGAGCGATCTGCTCGAGGAATGGTATCAGGCCGCCGCCAATCCCCAGGCCGAATCAAGCCCGATCGTGGCCTATGACCTGGTCGCTGATCCGCCGTTGACGATCACGGGCAGCGATACCTGTCGCGCGGCCGCCGAGTTGATGGCCGAGCACCATGTCAGCCGGTTGCTGGTCGTGGCCGACGACGCGCCCGAGCGACTGGTCGGCGTGATCACCAGCGGCGACTTGCTGAAGCCGCGGGTTCGCCAGCTCGAAGAAGAGCAACTCCGCGAGCGGGTTTTCTCGACCCACCTGCCGCGCTTCCCCCGCCGCGACGCCCCGGCTCAGTAA
- a CDS encoding helix-turn-helix transcriptional regulator, protein MASLAENLQQLMAVTGLRTADVARASGLGVRTVKGILRGESARPHATTLHALAEGLGVEVHELFEPGARRTAFDRATNPLVDQVIAEQPQLFHGWSPADFDELYSRFGAGGALTHDGTIEATGTMNRKRQHLRRAALVLESDEADLLASMIDLLYERILVVPREATPQAATNAPGASPP, encoded by the coding sequence GTGGCTTCCCTTGCCGAAAACTTGCAGCAGTTGATGGCCGTCACCGGTCTGCGGACCGCTGACGTGGCCCGGGCCAGCGGGCTGGGCGTGCGCACGGTGAAGGGAATCTTGCGCGGCGAATCGGCGCGCCCTCACGCCACCACGTTGCACGCCCTGGCTGAGGGACTGGGCGTCGAGGTGCATGAGCTGTTCGAGCCCGGCGCGCGGCGGACGGCGTTCGACCGCGCGACCAATCCCCTCGTCGACCAGGTGATCGCCGAGCAGCCGCAACTGTTCCACGGCTGGTCGCCGGCCGACTTCGATGAACTGTACAGCCGCTTTGGCGCGGGCGGCGCGCTGACCCACGACGGGACGATCGAAGCGACCGGCACGATGAACCGCAAACGTCAACATCTCCGCCGCGCCGCGCTGGTCCTCGAAAGCGACGAAGCGGATCTGCTCGCCTCGATGATCGATCTGCTATACGAACGAATCCTGGTCGTCCCGCGCGAGGCGACTCCGCAAGCAGCAACAAACGCGCCCGGCGCGTCGCCACCTTAA
- a CDS encoding ThuA domain-containing protein, with translation MIHRTLLVGSLLVISWSSALCAAAFAAEPAKKLLVVTVTTGFRHGSIPVAEKTLAELGEKSGAFSVDFVREPRPRPQQPKKPQRAAADTDETFKAKESQYQKDVETWKPFDAGWQADVAKLLAERMSLDALKPYDGVIFANTTGDLPLPDKQGFIDWLRSGKAFIGMHSATDTFHNFRPYIDMIGGEFDGHPWHQLVTVKSEDSSNPVATSWGSTFEITDEIYQFKSYSRDDKQVLMSLDATNDGRPKQKAKPDGEPLGFFERGKRADRDYAVAWVKPIDKGRVFYTSLGHRDEVWRNPQYQQHVLAGIRWALDAPAK, from the coding sequence ATGATTCATCGCACGCTGTTGGTTGGCTCGCTGCTGGTGATCTCCTGGTCGAGCGCGCTATGCGCTGCCGCGTTCGCTGCCGAGCCGGCCAAGAAGCTGCTCGTCGTTACGGTCACCACCGGGTTCCGTCACGGCTCGATTCCCGTGGCTGAAAAGACCTTGGCTGAACTGGGCGAAAAGAGCGGCGCGTTCAGCGTCGATTTTGTCCGCGAGCCTCGCCCCCGTCCGCAGCAGCCCAAGAAGCCACAACGGGCCGCGGCCGACACTGACGAAACATTCAAGGCGAAAGAATCGCAATACCAGAAGGACGTCGAAACCTGGAAGCCGTTCGACGCCGGCTGGCAAGCCGACGTGGCCAAGCTGCTGGCCGAGCGGATGTCGCTCGACGCGCTCAAGCCCTACGACGGCGTGATCTTCGCCAACACCACCGGCGACCTGCCGCTCCCGGACAAGCAAGGCTTCATCGACTGGCTCCGCTCGGGCAAGGCGTTCATCGGCATGCACTCGGCCACCGACACGTTCCACAACTTTCGCCCGTACATCGACATGATCGGCGGCGAATTCGACGGCCACCCTTGGCATCAACTGGTAACCGTCAAGAGCGAGGATTCGAGCAACCCGGTCGCCACGTCGTGGGGCTCGACGTTCGAGATCACCGACGAAATTTATCAGTTCAAGTCCTACTCGCGCGACGACAAGCAAGTGCTGATGAGCTTGGACGCGACGAACGACGGCCGCCCCAAACAGAAGGCCAAGCCCGACGGCGAACCGCTTGGCTTCTTCGAGCGCGGCAAGCGCGCGGATCGGGATTATGCCGTGGCTTGGGTCAAGCCAATCGACAAGGGGCGCGTTTTTTATACCTCGCTCGGACACCGGGACGAGGTCTGGCGGAACCCGCAGTATCAACAGCACGTGCTGGCGGGCATTCGTTGGGCGCTGGACGCGCCGGCAAAGTAA
- the mnmA gene encoding tRNA 2-thiouridine(34) synthase MnmA: MARIVLAMSGGVDSSAAAYLLRQAGHEVIGLFMKHGVAESATACQSTGATNAAAHGTATGSTFNLPIVSLPGEPQHGCCTAADAADARRVADALDIPFYALNFDEQFGRIVDYFVDEYIAGRTPNPCVVCNNWLKFGKLCDYADSVGAEFIATGHYAQLDAGPRPVLRRGIDPSKDQSYVLFGVARERLQRIMLPIGGYRKSEVRVIARQAGLRVADKRDSQEICFVTDNDYAGFVERRLQSTGHDVLDRGGELVTVEGDIVGRHDGVQHFTIGQRKGLGVAFGEPRYVVRIDADTRRVVIGTREQLGRTRFTANRANWLIDAPESPFECAVQIRYQSRAVPARVTPLADGRLDFELHEPATGVAPGQAAVCYAGDQVLGGGWIE; this comes from the coding sequence ATGGCCCGCATCGTGTTAGCCATGTCGGGCGGCGTCGACTCAAGCGCCGCCGCTTACCTGCTCAGGCAAGCTGGCCACGAGGTGATCGGCCTGTTCATGAAGCACGGCGTGGCCGAGTCGGCAACCGCGTGCCAATCGACCGGTGCAACTAACGCCGCGGCGCACGGAACTGCCACTGGCTCGACGTTCAACCTGCCGATCGTCAGCCTGCCAGGCGAACCGCAACACGGCTGCTGCACCGCGGCCGACGCCGCCGACGCGCGCCGCGTGGCCGATGCCCTCGACATTCCGTTCTACGCGCTGAACTTTGACGAACAGTTCGGGCGCATCGTCGATTACTTCGTCGACGAGTACATCGCCGGTCGCACACCGAACCCGTGCGTCGTCTGCAACAACTGGCTCAAGTTCGGCAAGCTGTGCGACTATGCCGACAGCGTCGGCGCCGAGTTCATCGCCACCGGGCACTATGCGCAGCTCGACGCTGGGCCGCGACCCGTGCTGCGGCGCGGCATCGACCCGTCGAAGGACCAGTCGTACGTGCTGTTCGGCGTGGCACGCGAACGGCTCCAGCGGATCATGCTGCCGATCGGCGGCTACCGCAAAAGCGAGGTCAGGGTCATCGCCCGACAGGCCGGCCTGCGCGTGGCCGACAAGCGCGACAGCCAGGAAATCTGCTTCGTCACCGACAACGACTACGCGGGCTTTGTCGAGCGCCGCCTGCAAAGCACCGGCCACGACGTGCTCGATCGCGGCGGCGAGTTGGTCACCGTCGAGGGGGACATCGTCGGCCGCCATGACGGCGTGCAGCATTTCACCATTGGCCAGCGCAAGGGATTGGGCGTCGCCTTTGGCGAGCCGCGCTACGTGGTGCGCATTGACGCCGACACGCGCCGCGTCGTGATCGGCACGCGCGAGCAACTGGGTCGCACGCGGTTCACGGCCAATCGCGCCAACTGGCTGATCGACGCGCCCGAGTCGCCGTTCGAATGCGCGGTGCAAATCCGCTATCAAAGCCGGGCGGTGCCGGCGCGGGTCACGCCGCTGGCCGACGGCCGGCTCGACTTCGAGCTGCACGAGCCCGCCACCGGCGTCGCGCCGGGCCAAGCGGCGGTGTGCTACGCCGGCGATCAAGTGCTCGGCGGCGGCTGGATCGAATGA
- a CDS encoding alpha-keto acid decarboxylase family protein: protein MSAQSHTPAGASTGAAARPAAGLSIGEYLIRRLQDYGVRDVFGIPGDYVLGFYSMLCDSPINVVGCCREDNAGFAADAYARINGLGVVCVTYCVGGLSLANSVAGAYAEKSPVVVISGSPGLGERTNNPLLHHKVRDFRTQLEVFEKICVAATELVDPVNAFREIDRVLDAAVRYKRPVYIEIPRDMVKVVPDVPHEFRKTTFTSDPQALAEAADEAARIISASQKPIILAGVEIHRFGLQDQLLALAEATQIPIAATLLGKSVISERHPLYVGLYEGAMSRADVTQFVEDSDCLLLLGMFLTDIDLGIFTANIDPGKWIYATSEQLRIKHHHYHDVLLADFISELSARRPRPPHRALPAKPATNGKKFELKPNEPIKIMRAIARLDQALDDQTIVICDVGDALFAGTELTTHGRTEFIGPAYYTSMGFSVPAALGASTARPNLRTVVLVGDGAFQMTGNELSTIIRHHRHCIIIVLDNQGYGTERVLHPGDYNDIHGWQYHRLPEVYNGGHGYDVRTEGEFDAALSAAWTKPDVHVIQVHLPEDDHSFALQRLAEKLSKKV from the coding sequence ATGTCGGCGCAATCGCACACCCCGGCCGGCGCATCGACCGGCGCCGCGGCACGTCCCGCCGCCGGGCTTTCGATTGGCGAGTATCTGATCCGCCGCCTGCAAGACTACGGCGTCCGCGACGTGTTCGGCATTCCCGGCGACTATGTGCTGGGCTTTTACTCGATGCTCTGCGACAGCCCGATCAACGTCGTCGGCTGTTGCCGCGAAGACAATGCCGGCTTCGCCGCCGACGCCTATGCGCGGATCAACGGGCTGGGCGTAGTCTGTGTGACGTACTGCGTCGGCGGGCTCAGCCTGGCCAACAGCGTGGCCGGCGCCTATGCCGAAAAGTCGCCGGTCGTCGTCATCAGCGGCTCGCCCGGCCTGGGCGAGCGGACCAACAACCCGCTGTTGCATCACAAGGTCCGCGACTTCCGCACGCAACTCGAAGTGTTCGAGAAGATTTGCGTGGCGGCCACCGAGTTGGTTGATCCGGTGAACGCCTTTCGCGAAATCGACCGCGTGCTCGACGCGGCGGTTCGCTACAAGCGGCCGGTCTATATCGAAATCCCCCGTGACATGGTCAAGGTCGTGCCCGACGTCCCGCACGAGTTCCGCAAGACCACCTTCACCAGCGATCCGCAGGCGCTGGCCGAAGCGGCCGACGAAGCGGCGCGGATCATCAGCGCCAGCCAAAAGCCGATCATCCTGGCCGGCGTCGAGATTCATCGCTTTGGCCTGCAGGACCAGTTGCTGGCCTTGGCCGAAGCGACGCAGATTCCGATCGCAGCCACGCTGTTAGGCAAGAGCGTGATCAGCGAGCGGCATCCGTTGTACGTCGGCCTGTACGAAGGAGCGATGAGCCGGGCCGACGTGACGCAGTTCGTCGAGGACAGCGACTGTTTGTTATTGCTCGGCATGTTCCTGACCGACATCGACCTGGGGATCTTCACCGCCAATATCGACCCGGGCAAGTGGATCTATGCCACCAGCGAACAACTCAGGATCAAGCACCATCATTACCACGATGTGCTGCTGGCCGACTTTATCAGCGAGTTGAGCGCGCGCCGCCCGCGGCCGCCCCACCGCGCGCTGCCGGCCAAACCCGCCACGAATGGCAAGAAGTTCGAGCTGAAGCCGAATGAGCCGATCAAGATCATGCGGGCGATCGCGCGGCTGGACCAGGCGCTCGACGATCAGACCATTGTGATCTGCGACGTCGGCGACGCCTTGTTCGCCGGCACCGAGTTGACTACGCATGGCCGCACCGAGTTCATCGGCCCGGCCTATTACACCTCGATGGGTTTCAGCGTGCCGGCGGCGCTCGGCGCCTCGACCGCGCGCCCCAACCTGCGGACGGTGGTGCTCGTCGGCGATGGCGCGTTTCAGATGACCGGCAACGAGCTGTCGACGATCATCCGCCACCATCGGCACTGCATCATCATCGTGCTCGATAACCAGGGGTACGGCACCGAGCGGGTGCTGCACCCGGGCGATTACAACGACATCCACGGCTGGCAATACCACCGTCTGCCCGAGGTCTATAACGGCGGCCACGGCTACGATGTGCGGACCGAAGGAGAGTTCGACGCGGCGCTAAGCGCGGCCTGGACCAAGCCCGACGTACACGTCATTCAGGTGCATCTGCCGGAGGACGATCACAGCTTCGCGCTGCAGCGCCTGGCCGAGAAGCTAAGCAAGAAAGTCTAA
- the rpiB gene encoding ribose 5-phosphate isomerase B, with protein MRIAVGSDHRGFAVKSRIIEMLRAMQQEVTDAGTFASDSVDYPDIAAEVAGKVSRGEVERGILICGSGIGMAIAANKFPGVRAAPCHDDLTAEMSRRHNDLNVLCLSADMLGERLIDRMVEIWLKTEFEGGRHARRVEKISQFEQRE; from the coding sequence ATGCGTATTGCCGTGGGGAGCGACCACCGAGGATTCGCGGTGAAATCACGAATCATCGAAATGCTTCGCGCCATGCAGCAAGAGGTGACCGACGCCGGAACCTTTGCCTCGGACAGCGTCGACTATCCCGACATCGCCGCCGAAGTGGCCGGCAAGGTCTCGCGCGGCGAGGTCGAGCGCGGCATTCTGATCTGCGGCAGCGGCATCGGCATGGCGATTGCCGCCAACAAGTTTCCCGGCGTGCGGGCCGCCCCGTGCCACGACGACCTGACGGCCGAAATGTCGCGCCGGCACAACGACCTGAACGTGCTCTGTCTGTCGGCCGATATGCTCGGCGAACGCCTGATCGACCGGATGGTCGAAATCTGGCTAAAGACCGAGTTCGAAGGAGGCCGTCACGCGCGGCGGGTCGAGAAGATTAGCCAGTTCGAGCAGCGTGAATAG
- a CDS encoding HEPN domain-containing protein: MSDESLKFLRAAKQRFATAEFLLSKGYNLDSMYLAGYTMECALKALILDRTPAATQSQVLHRITHGGSMHYVETLKRELVQLSPPVPLPLEIVKRLRRSNWTTDLRYETGRTDTGETRAFLKTAQATLLWAEGLMQNV; the protein is encoded by the coding sequence ATGAGCGACGAGAGTTTGAAGTTCCTTCGTGCCGCAAAGCAAAGGTTTGCAACCGCCGAATTCCTGCTGAGCAAAGGCTATAACTTAGATTCGATGTATTTGGCTGGCTATACTATGGAATGTGCTCTGAAGGCGTTGATTCTCGATCGCACTCCGGCCGCTACGCAAAGCCAGGTTTTGCATCGAATCACGCACGGCGGCAGTATGCATTACGTGGAAACTTTGAAGAGGGAACTCGTGCAACTTAGCCCGCCTGTCCCGCTTCCGCTGGAAATTGTCAAGCGACTGCGACGCTCGAATTGGACGACAGACTTGCGCTATGAAACCGGTAGAACAGATACCGGTGAGACCCGCGCCTTTCTCAAGACTGCTCAGGCGACACTGCTTTGGGCGGAAGGGTTGATGCAAAATGTCTAG
- a CDS encoding fumarylacetoacetate hydrolase family protein, with the protein MKLAKVRPIGGDETICLVQDAGLAPLDLSGGQYRSLTDLLEAPDPAEAIGLLVDRTAKHLSFDSVQWLPPIDRQEVWAAGVTYKRSKAARMEESVGAASFYDKVYEAARPELFFKAVASRVVGPDRPVRIRKDGKWNVPEPELTLVLSSRLKLVGFTIGNDMSSRDIEGENPLYLPQAKVYDQSCALGPWITLASAMPKPEQIGIRMVIERGGKLVFKGATDIGQLNRTFEDLIEYLGRDCTYRDGVYLLTGTGIVPDASFTLQPDDMIRIAIDGIGTLSNPVVRAG; encoded by the coding sequence ATGAAGCTGGCTAAGGTTCGACCGATCGGTGGTGACGAAACGATCTGCCTGGTGCAAGACGCCGGGCTGGCGCCGTTGGATTTGTCGGGGGGCCAGTATCGCTCGCTCACCGATCTGCTCGAAGCCCCCGATCCGGCCGAAGCCATCGGCCTGCTCGTCGACCGAACCGCCAAGCATCTCTCGTTCGACAGCGTGCAGTGGCTGCCGCCGATCGATCGCCAGGAAGTCTGGGCCGCCGGCGTGACCTACAAGCGGAGCAAAGCCGCCCGCATGGAAGAGTCGGTCGGCGCGGCCAGCTTCTATGACAAGGTCTACGAAGCGGCCCGCCCCGAGTTGTTCTTCAAGGCCGTCGCCTCGCGCGTCGTCGGTCCCGACCGACCGGTGCGGATTCGCAAGGACGGCAAGTGGAACGTCCCCGAGCCCGAGCTGACGCTGGTGCTCTCGTCGCGATTGAAGCTGGTCGGCTTTACGATCGGCAACGACATGAGCTCGCGCGACATCGAAGGAGAGAACCCGCTCTATTTGCCCCAGGCCAAGGTCTATGACCAGTCGTGCGCGCTCGGCCCGTGGATTACGCTGGCCTCGGCCATGCCCAAGCCCGAGCAGATTGGCATTCGCATGGTGATCGAGCGCGGCGGCAAGCTGGTCTTCAAGGGAGCGACCGACATCGGGCAGTTGAACCGGACGTTCGAGGATCTGATTGAGTACCTGGGGCGCGACTGCACCTATCGCGACGGGGTCTACCTGTTGACCGGCACGGGCATCGTGCCCGACGCCAGCTTCACGCTCCAGCCGGACGACATGATCCGGATTGCGATTGATGGGATTGGGACGCTGTCGAATCCGGTCGTGCGGGCGGGGTGA
- a CDS encoding Sua5/YciO/YrdC/YwlC family protein gives MHAYLIDLKSAEDRRDVVHRAVQTLVEGQVVAFPSETVYLLAVSGLHGQAVDRLTQIRAEQSAQGAVADAGGPPLSLAVKSADEALDYVPDLCAMGRRLGRRCWPGPVTLVANDHHPESLLARLSPAVRNALAPQGRVGIHVPAHPAIHEVLRLLAGPLVVCPAPRAGSGHAVTAQEVIESLDARVQLVLDDGRSRYAQSPSVIWVDDNSFEMMSVGVVSSQTIRRLSSRVVLFVCTGNTCRSPMAETMFRAAVAERLGCAIEDVEERGVVVMSAGIAAMNGGRASSEAIRVMSEAGLELGGHESQPLTEELVRQADLILTMTRSHRQAILGEWPEAADRTHPLRRDGTDVSDPVGGTADLYRRCATQMRGELDGWLDHLEIGKADGPAPPDK, from the coding sequence ATGCACGCCTATTTGATCGATTTAAAAAGCGCTGAAGATCGTCGGGACGTGGTGCATCGCGCGGTGCAAACATTGGTCGAAGGTCAGGTCGTGGCGTTTCCCAGTGAAACGGTTTACCTGCTGGCGGTCAGCGGGTTGCACGGCCAAGCGGTCGATCGCTTGACCCAGATTCGAGCCGAGCAGAGTGCCCAGGGGGCGGTCGCCGACGCCGGCGGGCCGCCGTTGTCGCTGGCGGTCAAGAGCGCCGACGAGGCGCTCGACTATGTTCCCGATTTGTGCGCGATGGGGCGTCGGCTGGGCCGGCGGTGCTGGCCCGGGCCGGTCACGCTGGTGGCCAACGATCACCATCCCGAGAGTTTGTTGGCGCGGTTGTCGCCGGCGGTGCGGAACGCATTGGCGCCGCAAGGGCGCGTGGGCATTCACGTGCCGGCGCACCCCGCGATTCATGAAGTATTGCGATTGTTGGCGGGGCCGTTGGTGGTTTGTCCAGCGCCGCGCGCCGGGTCGGGCCATGCGGTGACGGCGCAAGAGGTGATCGAGTCGCTCGACGCCCGCGTACAATTGGTGTTGGATGACGGCCGCAGCCGTTACGCCCAGTCGCCGAGCGTGATTTGGGTCGACGATAATTCCTTTGAAATGATGAGCGTGGGTGTCGTGTCTTCGCAAACCATTCGCCGCTTGTCGAGTCGCGTGGTGCTGTTTGTCTGCACGGGAAACACCTGTCGCAGTCCGATGGCCGAAACGATGTTCCGCGCCGCGGTGGCCGAGCGGCTGGGCTGCGCGATCGAAGACGTCGAGGAGCGGGGCGTGGTCGTGATGTCGGCCGGCATTGCCGCGATGAATGGCGGCCGGGCCAGCAGCGAGGCGATTCGCGTGATGAGCGAGGCGGGACTGGAACTGGGCGGGCACGAGAGCCAGCCGCTGACCGAGGAACTGGTCCGGCAAGCGGACCTGATTTTGACCATGACCCGATCGCACCGGCAAGCGATCTTGGGCGAGTGGCCCGAAGCCGCCGATCGGACCCATCCATTGCGCCGCGACGGGACCGATGTTTCGGACCCGGTCGGCGGCACGGCCGATTTGTATCGACGCTGCGCGACGCAAATGCGCGGCGAGTTGGACGGCTGGCTCGACCATTTGGAAATCGGCAAGGCCGACGGCCCCGCGCCGCCGGACAAGTAA